The Natronoglycomyces albus genome has a segment encoding these proteins:
- a CDS encoding response regulator transcription factor has product MTSRHADGSPIRVLIAEDEELLAGMLEDALNFAGYDVRVAHTGTKAMGAVDQHRPNVILLDVNLPDFSGFAIAQRLRNRRDSTPIIFLTARDTPKDVRDGFLAGGDDYLTKPFRLEELRLRMEAVLRRTLAGRAEDAHLLRIGDLTIDTDAHQVWVDDSEVTLSPTEFRLLSHLAGNPDRVWSRADLLRLVWGFAVDTDTSLVETYISYLRRKLNSNLIQTVRGVGYVVRTPRPS; this is encoded by the coding sequence ATGACTTCGCGTCACGCCGACGGCAGCCCAATCCGGGTCTTGATCGCTGAGGACGAGGAGCTGCTTGCGGGCATGCTTGAGGACGCTCTCAACTTCGCTGGCTATGACGTGCGCGTCGCGCATACCGGCACCAAGGCCATGGGCGCGGTGGACCAGCATCGTCCGAACGTGATCTTGCTGGATGTCAACCTGCCTGACTTCAGTGGTTTCGCGATTGCCCAGCGGCTGCGCAATCGCCGTGATTCCACGCCGATCATTTTCCTGACCGCCCGGGACACGCCCAAGGATGTGCGGGATGGGTTCCTCGCTGGTGGCGACGACTATCTGACGAAGCCGTTTCGGCTTGAGGAGCTGCGTTTGCGCATGGAGGCGGTGTTGCGGCGGACGCTGGCCGGGCGGGCCGAGGACGCCCATCTGTTGCGCATTGGCGATTTGACGATTGACACGGATGCGCATCAGGTGTGGGTGGATGATTCTGAGGTGACGTTGTCTCCCACCGAGTTTCGGTTGCTGTCGCATTTGGCGGGCAACCCCGACCGGGTATGGTCGCGAGCCGACCTGTTGCGGCTGGTGTGGGGCTTCGCAGTCGACACCGATACTTCCCTTGTGGAGACGTATATTTCCTACTTGCGACGCAAACTCAACTCGAACCTGATTCAGACGGTGCGTGGCGTTGGCTACGTGGTGCGGACACCTAGGCCCTCATGA
- a CDS encoding sensor histidine kinase, protein MTIKVRLIASMALLLCIAAVAIGAIAISAVTNSMTDRADEQLREYLEQPAVQTTVIIGEMEPVPTSPASPYTPVALLAVTESGQVVGEFLAGYSTDRLARPEVPDPLPTPGQIITVPAADKSVDYRLMSLAGTHTLSSNMHEEPLQLVAAYPLTELAAIRNNLVTTMVTAVVLVLLASAAASWWITRRGLQPVEAMIDTAAAIADGDLKRRADAPGHTEMGRLATSLNRMVGTLVNTIGQREAEQAKLRRFIADASHELRTPLATVSGYAELYESGGAQSGPELDRAMSRIRVENQRMARLVDDLLLLARLDEDADDVWEPCDLGDLARDVVEDATAAHPEHPVTVSVPDDPVMVRGDGFRLRQVLGNLLNNARQHTPEGTPARLKVRHDGAEAVVTVSDDGPGIPLEHRRRVFERLYRVDESRSRATGGAGLGLAIVESIVSAHDGTVSLADTYPDARASRSPEAPGTKVTIRLPLAR, encoded by the coding sequence ATGACGATCAAGGTTCGGCTCATCGCGTCCATGGCGCTGTTGTTGTGTATCGCGGCGGTGGCTATCGGGGCGATCGCCATCAGCGCGGTCACGAACAGCATGACCGACCGGGCCGATGAACAACTGCGCGAGTATCTGGAACAGCCGGCAGTACAAACTACGGTGATTATTGGCGAAATGGAGCCGGTGCCGACCTCACCGGCCTCGCCCTATACCCCGGTTGCTCTCTTGGCGGTCACCGAAAGTGGCCAGGTCGTTGGCGAATTCTTGGCCGGTTATTCCACCGATCGGCTGGCGCGGCCGGAGGTGCCTGATCCGCTACCGACTCCCGGCCAGATCATCACAGTGCCAGCGGCGGACAAGTCGGTGGATTACCGGCTGATGTCGCTGGCCGGGACGCATACGTTGTCTTCGAACATGCACGAGGAACCCTTGCAACTAGTCGCGGCCTATCCGCTGACGGAGCTGGCGGCCATCCGCAACAATCTGGTGACAACGATGGTCACGGCCGTCGTCCTGGTCCTGCTGGCCAGCGCGGCGGCGAGTTGGTGGATTACACGCCGGGGCCTGCAACCGGTGGAGGCCATGATCGATACTGCTGCCGCTATTGCCGATGGAGACCTCAAGCGGCGGGCCGATGCGCCTGGGCACACCGAGATGGGGCGATTGGCGACGTCGCTGAATCGGATGGTTGGCACGCTGGTGAACACGATTGGCCAGCGGGAGGCCGAGCAGGCGAAGCTTCGCCGGTTTATCGCCGATGCCTCTCATGAGCTGCGAACCCCGTTGGCGACGGTGAGCGGTTACGCAGAGTTGTATGAGTCCGGTGGGGCCCAATCGGGGCCGGAGTTGGATCGGGCGATGAGTCGTATCCGGGTGGAAAATCAGCGGATGGCACGTCTGGTGGACGACTTGTTGTTGTTGGCCAGATTGGACGAGGACGCCGATGACGTGTGGGAGCCGTGCGACCTTGGCGACCTAGCTCGGGACGTGGTCGAGGATGCCACGGCGGCACACCCGGAACATCCGGTGACCGTATCGGTGCCGGACGATCCGGTCATGGTGCGCGGCGATGGTTTCCGGCTGCGGCAAGTGCTGGGGAACCTGCTCAACAATGCCCGGCAGCACACGCCGGAGGGCACGCCCGCGCGCCTCAAGGTGCGTCACGACGGCGCTGAAGCTGTGGTGACGGTGAGCGATGACGGGCCGGGGATACCGCTGGAGCATCGCCGAAGAGTTTTCGAGCGGCTGTACCGGGTGGACGAGTCGCGCTCGCGCGCCACGGGCGGGGCCGGACTGGGTTTGGCCATTGTGGAATCCATTGTGAGCGCCCATGATGGCACTGTGTCGTTGGCTGACACCTACCCGGATGCCCGGGCATCCCGATCACCCGAAGCACCGGGAACGAAGGTAACGATTCGCCTTCCCTTGGCACGGTGA